The following proteins are encoded in a genomic region of Alphaproteobacteria bacterium:
- a CDS encoding DNA-binding protein, with product MSTGKLNGNLTGSHVERQNILNNPFAIQKVEENLYLGGIKYQGETIFTKSDVAQLLEIDERTIERYLSSHKDELTRNGYQLLQGKPLKDLKISLRSDIDVGPLVNTLGIFSFRAVLNLAMLLTESEKAKMIRSRILDIVIDVLTERVGGKTKYINQRDENYLPAAFQEENHRKEFTDAIDLCVGMPNWKYGYCTNAIYRSIFHEDAEEYRKVLALTQKDPVRDTMYAEVLTLIASYEAGLAYEIKQAYNAKGKEKLSKAEFDAVVAKFESHPSQKPLLNDVRTKMASRDKCFRDALHDKLIHYIQSVPEADFERFLGEKSKELKERILETKEVFERLKNK from the coding sequence ATGAGCACGGGAAAACTTAACGGTAACCTTACAGGATCACATGTTGAAAGGCAAAATATCCTCAATAATCCTTTTGCAATCCAAAAAGTTGAGGAAAACCTTTATTTAGGGGGCATAAAATACCAAGGCGAAACAATTTTTACCAAATCTGATGTGGCTCAGCTGTTAGAAATTGATGAGCGTACCATTGAACGCTATTTGAGCAGTCATAAGGATGAATTGACTAGGAATGGCTATCAGCTCCTTCAGGGCAAGCCTTTGAAAGATTTGAAGATATCTTTACGATCCGACATCGATGTCGGACCGTTAGTAAACACCTTGGGAATCTTCTCTTTTAGAGCAGTTCTCAATCTTGCAATGCTTTTAACTGAGAGTGAGAAAGCCAAGATGATCCGCTCTAGAATATTGGACATTGTTATCGACGTATTGACTGAACGTGTAGGTGGCAAAACCAAGTATATTAATCAGAGGGATGAAAACTATCTTCCCGCCGCCTTTCAGGAGGAAAATCATCGCAAGGAATTTACGGATGCTATTGATCTCTGTGTAGGGATGCCAAATTGGAAATATGGTTACTGCACCAATGCCATTTACCGTTCAATTTTTCATGAGGATGCCGAGGAGTACCGTAAGGTTCTTGCTCTTACACAAAAGGATCCAGTCAGAGACACAATGTATGCTGAGGTGTTGACTCTGATTGCTAGCTATGAGGCTGGCTTGGCATATGAAATAAAGCAGGCATACAATGCTAAGGGCAAAGAAAAACTAAGCAAAGCAGAGTTTGATGCTGTGGTAGCAAAATTTGAATCACATCCGAGTCAAAAACCTTTGCTAAACGATGTTCGCACTAAAATGGCTAGTCGTGATAAATGCTTTAGAGATGCACTGCATGACAAGCTAATACATTATATTCAGTCGGTGCCAGAAGCAGACTTTGAGCGTTTCTTAGGTGAAAAAAGCAAAGAACTAAAAGAGCGTATCCTTGAGACAAAGGAAGTGTTTGAGAGGCTTAAGAATAAATAG